In Mycteria americana isolate JAX WOST 10 ecotype Jacksonville Zoo and Gardens chromosome 3, USCA_MyAme_1.0, whole genome shotgun sequence, a single genomic region encodes these proteins:
- the MALL gene encoding MAL-like protein — MASACPPEASTQPTLPSGPAVFKTVPYAFILPEILCGTWVWILVAATSVSAPLLQGWVMYVSLSSCLISLLLLLSYIFGFHRNSENWKVLDSLYHGTTAILYMSAAVLQANATINSEFSSNSPLYYQLNSAASFFAFITTFLYILHAFSIYYQ, encoded by the exons ATGGCCTCGGCATGTCCCCCTGAGGCCTCCACGCAGCCCACCTTGCCCTCCGGACCTGCCGTCTTCAAAACTGTCCCCTACGCGTTCATCCTACCGGAGATA TTGTGCGGGACCTGGGTGTGGATCCTCGTAGCTGCTACCTCCGTCTCCGCCCCgctgctgcagggatgggtgATGTACGTGTCCCTCAGCTCCTGCCtcatctccctgctgctcctcttaAGCTACATCTTCGGCTTTCACAGAAACAGCGAGAACTGGAAAGTGCTG GACAGTTTGTACCACGGCACCACAGCCATTCTGTACATGAGCGCTGCTGTCTTGCAAGCCAACGCGACCATCAACTCTGAGTTCAGCTCCAACTCGCCGCTTTACTACCAGCTCAACAGTGCCGCATCG TTCTTCGCCTTCATCACAACCTTCCTGTACATCCTCCACGCCTTCAGCATCTACTACCAGTGA